The proteins below are encoded in one region of Streptomyces roseirectus:
- a CDS encoding SDR family oxidoreductase, which translates to MSSPDPQVRAARNRSTGAAARGPVVAVTGAAQGVGALLTARLAASDEIKQVVAIDERRGECDDATWHILDVRDPAIAEKLRGADVVVHLALDLDLGSEAAARTAYNVRGTQTVLTAAAAAGVRRVVLCTSAMVYGALPDNELPLAEDAELRATAEATGVGDLLEIERLARRAPRAHPGLNVTVVRPATLVGGTDTALTRYFESPRLLVVAGSRPAWQFCHVDDLCGALEYAVLEKVEGELAVGCDGWLEQEEVEELSGIRRMELPSAVALGAAARLHRIGLTPSPAGDLAYTMYPWVVSGSRLHAAGWRPRWTNEEVLAELLAEVDGRHTVAGRRLGRKDATAAGAAGATVALLGAAAVVRRARKVRRRG; encoded by the coding sequence GTGAGTTCCCCAGATCCGCAGGTTCGCGCAGCGCGAAACCGCTCAACCGGTGCCGCCGCGCGCGGGCCCGTCGTCGCCGTGACCGGCGCGGCGCAGGGCGTGGGCGCGCTGCTGACCGCGCGGCTCGCCGCGTCCGACGAGATCAAGCAGGTCGTCGCCATCGACGAGCGGCGGGGGGAGTGCGACGACGCGACGTGGCACATCCTCGACGTGCGTGATCCGGCGATCGCGGAGAAGCTGCGCGGGGCCGACGTCGTCGTCCATCTCGCGCTGGACCTCGATCTCGGGTCCGAGGCGGCGGCGCGGACCGCGTACAACGTGCGGGGGACGCAGACGGTGCTGACGGCCGCCGCGGCCGCCGGGGTGCGGCGGGTCGTGCTCTGCACGTCCGCGATGGTGTACGGGGCGCTGCCCGACAACGAGCTGCCGCTCGCCGAGGACGCGGAGCTGCGGGCCACCGCCGAGGCGACCGGGGTGGGGGACCTGCTGGAGATCGAACGGCTCGCTCGGCGGGCGCCCCGTGCTCATCCCGGGCTGAATGTCACCGTCGTGCGGCCGGCCACGCTCGTCGGGGGCACCGACACCGCGCTCACCCGGTACTTCGAGTCACCCCGGCTGCTCGTCGTCGCCGGGTCCCGGCCGGCCTGGCAGTTCTGTCACGTCGACGATCTGTGCGGGGCCCTGGAGTACGCCGTGCTGGAGAAGGTCGAGGGGGAGCTGGCCGTCGGGTGTGACGGGTGGCTGGAGCAGGAGGAGGTCGAGGAGCTGAGCGGGATCCGGCGGATGGAGCTGCCGTCCGCCGTCGCACTCGGCGCCGCCGCCCGGCTGCACCGGATCGGGCTCACGCCGTCGCCCGCCGGGGACCTCGCCTACACCATGTACCCCTGGGTGGTCAGCGGGAGCCGGCTCCACGCCGCCGGGTGGCGGCCCCGGTGGACCAACGAGGAGGTGCTGGCCGAACTCCTGGCCGAGGTCGACGGGCGGCACACGGTCGCCGGGCGGCGGCTGGGACGGAAGGACGCGACCGCGGCGGGCGCCGCGGGGGCGACGGTCGCATTGCTGGGGGCGGCGGCTGTGGTGCGCAGGGCTCGGAAGGTGCGGCGGAGGGGGTAG
- a CDS encoding zinc-dependent metalloprotease — translation MSDTPFGFGLPPEEPEDGDGKKKDQQSGGGQGPANPFGFGGLPGGFGAPGADNPFAAMFGSMNPTDLGAAFQQLGQMLSYEGGPVNWDMAKQIARQTVAQGTPDGVKDASVGPTERTAVEEAVRLADLWLDDATSLPSGAGTAVAWSRAEWVEATLPAWKELVDPVAERVGAAMGDVLPEEMQAMAGPLIGMMRSMGGAMFGTQIGQAVGVLAGEVVGSTDVGLPLGPAGKAALLPVNIETFGKDLGVAKDEVRLYLALREAAHQRLFAHVPWLRAHLFGAVDGYARGIKVDTAKLEDVVGQFDPQNPEQLQDALQQGMFQPEDTPEQKAALARLETALALVEGWVDAVVHAAAKPRLTSADALRETLRRRRATGGPAEQTFATLIGLELRPRRLRDASRLWASLTDARGVDGRDALWAHPDMLPTATDLDDPDGFVHREQLDFSELDKLLGEAAEGPDLKKKPTDGKDDDTE, via the coding sequence GTGAGTGACACCCCATTCGGATTCGGCCTTCCGCCGGAGGAGCCGGAGGACGGCGACGGCAAGAAGAAGGACCAGCAGAGCGGCGGTGGTCAGGGACCGGCCAACCCGTTCGGCTTCGGCGGGCTGCCCGGAGGCTTCGGCGCCCCCGGCGCGGACAACCCGTTCGCGGCGATGTTCGGCTCCATGAACCCCACCGACCTCGGTGCCGCGTTCCAGCAGCTCGGCCAGATGCTGTCGTACGAGGGCGGCCCGGTGAACTGGGACATGGCCAAGCAGATCGCCCGCCAGACGGTCGCGCAGGGCACGCCGGACGGCGTGAAGGACGCGAGCGTGGGCCCCACCGAGCGCACCGCGGTCGAGGAGGCCGTCCGCCTGGCGGACCTGTGGCTCGACGACGCGACGTCACTGCCGTCCGGCGCGGGCACCGCCGTCGCGTGGTCGCGCGCGGAGTGGGTGGAGGCGACGCTCCCGGCGTGGAAGGAGCTGGTCGACCCGGTCGCCGAGCGCGTGGGCGCGGCGATGGGGGACGTCCTGCCGGAGGAGATGCAGGCCATGGCGGGCCCGCTGATCGGCATGATGCGCTCCATGGGCGGCGCGATGTTCGGCACGCAGATCGGGCAGGCCGTCGGTGTCCTCGCGGGCGAGGTCGTCGGCTCGACCGACGTCGGCCTGCCGCTGGGCCCGGCCGGAAAGGCCGCGCTGCTGCCGGTGAACATCGAGACGTTCGGCAAGGACCTGGGCGTCGCGAAGGACGAGGTGCGGCTGTACCTGGCGCTGCGCGAGGCGGCCCACCAGCGCCTGTTCGCACACGTGCCGTGGCTGCGGGCGCACCTGTTCGGCGCGGTCGACGGCTACGCGCGCGGGATCAAGGTCGACACCGCCAAGCTGGAGGACGTCGTCGGCCAGTTCGACCCGCAGAACCCCGAGCAGCTTCAGGACGCGCTCCAGCAGGGCATGTTCCAGCCGGAGGACACCCCGGAGCAGAAGGCGGCGCTGGCCCGGCTGGAGACGGCGCTGGCGCTGGTCGAGGGCTGGGTCGACGCGGTGGTCCACGCGGCCGCCAAGCCCCGTCTGACGTCCGCCGACGCCCTGCGCGAGACGCTGCGCCGCCGCCGGGCGACGGGCGGCCCCGCCGAGCAGACGTTCGCCACGCTGATCGGCCTGGAGCTGCGCCCGCGCCGCCTGCGCGACGCGTCCCGCCTGTGGGCGTCCCTCACGGACGCGCGCGGTGTCGACGGCCGCGACGCCCTGTGGGCCCACCCGGACATGCTCCCCACGGCCACCGACCTCGACGACCCGGACGGCTTCGTCCACCGCGAACAGCTCGACTTCTCCGAGCTGGACAAGCTCCTCGGCGAGGCCGCGGAGGGCCCGGACCTGAAGAAGAAGCCCACCGACGGCAAGGACGACGACACCGAGTGA
- a CDS encoding NUDIX hydrolase has protein sequence MSLHDDAASVLKGYEAQPDLRETYLTHLASHPDGMWKSCADGHITASALVIDPTRGRVLLTLHKKLRMWLQMGGHCEPGDDSLAASALREGVEESGIEDLTLVPGGPIRLDRHLTPCAWHLDVQYAALAAPNAVEAISDESLDLRWFAYDEVAEVADDSVVRLLEETKKRLAL, from the coding sequence GTGAGCCTGCACGACGACGCGGCCTCGGTCCTCAAGGGGTACGAGGCCCAGCCGGACCTGCGCGAGACCTACCTCACCCACCTCGCGTCCCACCCCGACGGCATGTGGAAGTCCTGCGCGGACGGCCACATCACCGCCAGCGCCCTGGTCATCGACCCCACCCGGGGCCGCGTCCTGCTGACCCTGCACAAAAAGCTCCGCATGTGGCTCCAGATGGGCGGCCACTGCGAACCCGGCGACGACAGCCTGGCCGCCTCTGCCCTCCGCGAGGGTGTGGAGGAGTCGGGCATCGAGGACCTGACGCTCGTACCGGGCGGCCCGATCCGCCTGGACCGCCACTTGACGCCGTGCGCCTGGCACCTGGACGTGCAGTACGCGGCGCTGGCTGCCCCGAACGCGGTGGAGGCGATCAGCGACGAGTCACTGGACCTGCGGTGGTTCGCATACGACGAGGTGGCCGAAGTGGCGGACGACTCGGTGGTACGCCTGCTGGAGGAAACGAAGAAGAGGCTGGCCCTTTAA
- a CDS encoding AIM24 family protein, which produces MHSTLFAHIPVESTERYTLQNPQLLKTDVSRGRGAILARQGAMVAFEGDVQFDSQYRDRGWRNVERMTGERLELMRCKGSGVVYLANFAQHLHIMDVGRGITVDSSSVLAFDGSLNVGIVAIDSAVEVASAGAYNLELSGNGQVVVMTSGEPLVLEVGPGNNVCCDSDAVIAWSTSLRTQLQAPTSTSAVWRRRGSTGEGWEMQFSGTGHVLVQPSELLPPQHLRASGVLGQFGMGSGGLSGNSLGSGRN; this is translated from the coding sequence ATGCACAGCACACTCTTCGCGCACATCCCGGTGGAGTCCACCGAGCGCTACACCCTCCAGAACCCGCAGCTTCTCAAGACGGACGTCTCGCGCGGGCGCGGGGCGATCCTCGCGCGCCAGGGGGCCATGGTCGCCTTCGAGGGCGACGTCCAGTTCGACAGCCAGTACCGCGACCGGGGGTGGCGCAACGTCGAGCGGATGACCGGGGAACGGCTCGAACTCATGCGGTGCAAGGGGAGCGGGGTCGTGTACCTCGCGAACTTCGCGCAGCACCTGCACATCATGGACGTCGGCCGGGGGATCACCGTCGACTCGTCGTCCGTGCTCGCCTTCGACGGGTCCCTCAACGTCGGGATCGTCGCCATCGACAGTGCCGTCGAGGTCGCCTCCGCCGGGGCGTACAACCTCGAACTGTCCGGGAACGGGCAGGTCGTCGTGATGACGTCCGGGGAGCCGTTGGTGCTGGAGGTCGGGCCCGGGAACAACGTCTGCTGCGACTCCGACGCGGTGATCGCCTGGTCGACGTCGTTGCGGACGCAGTTGCAGGCGCCGACGTCCACGTCTGCCGTGTGGCGGAGGCGGGGGTCCACGGGGGAGGGGTGGGAGATGCAGTTCTCCGGGACCGGGCATGTGCTGGTGCAGCCGAGTGAGTTGTTGCCGCCGCAGCACTTGAGGGCGTCCGGGGTGCTCGGGCAGTTCGGGATGGGGAGTGGGGGGCTCAGCGGGAATTCGCTGGGGAGTGGGAGGAATTAG
- a CDS encoding AIM24 family protein gives MDLQTLNAQQHTATGVRMSVHSSKTLKVTMVSGQDLYAKAGSMIAYDGYVQFDGAPGTLRRHAEEMVTGEGGRLMLCRGDGDLYLADYGGDVLVVHLNNEAISVNGPTLLACDASLELRIEPVKGLAKLSGSGLTNLVVRGTGWVALVSRGVPISLDCAERETYVDPDALIAWTDGLDMKAKRTIKAGALIGRGSGEAFQVGFKGQGFVVVQPSEDTGDRFKIRG, from the coding sequence ATGGACCTCCAGACACTCAACGCGCAGCAGCACACGGCGACCGGCGTCCGGATGAGCGTGCACAGCTCCAAGACGCTCAAGGTCACCATGGTCAGTGGGCAGGACCTGTACGCCAAGGCCGGCTCGATGATCGCCTACGACGGCTACGTCCAGTTCGACGGGGCACCGGGCACCCTGCGGCGCCACGCCGAGGAGATGGTCACGGGCGAGGGCGGACGGCTGATGCTGTGCCGGGGCGACGGCGACCTGTACCTCGCGGACTACGGCGGCGACGTCCTCGTCGTCCACCTGAACAACGAGGCGATCTCCGTCAACGGGCCCACGCTGCTCGCCTGCGACGCCTCCCTGGAGCTGAGGATCGAGCCCGTCAAGGGGCTCGCCAAGCTCTCCGGGTCCGGGCTCACCAACCTCGTCGTGCGGGGCACCGGATGGGTCGCGCTGGTCAGCCGGGGCGTGCCGATCTCCCTCGACTGCGCCGAGCGTGAGACCTACGTCGACCCCGACGCGCTCATCGCGTGGACCGACGGGCTCGACATGAAGGCCAAGCGGACCATCAAGGCGGGCGCGCTGATCGGGCGGGGCAGCGGGGAAGCCTTCCAGGTCGGCTTCAAGGGACAGGGGTTCGTCGTCGTCCAGCCCAGCGAGGACACCGGCGACCGATTCAAGATCCGGGGCTGA
- a CDS encoding TerD family protein: MPREFQRGHKAKVGDLTAGTDLYVGVRISGPGLAFDISCFGLDADERLSDDRYFVFFNQPKSPEESIQLLGEQAGDTESFRVTLDRIPPQIQKLSFTATIDGDGQMSRIAPGYLRIVAGGEEVARYSFDGSEFTTERAVMLGDFYLKDVWRFAAVGQGFDGGLEALLKNFGGEVAEEEPPPAPAPAEAPGFAPPAFAPPTAPASPAASPAPAPAAVPPQAPAPAPAPSFGAPAPTTPPPAPAPAFAPHAAPTIAAGLHTPPAGTVPPPPAPAPQTGPYTPPGTTPPGAPFGTPGTTPPGAPFGPPGTMPPGTTPPGAPFGTPGTPPPGAPFGPPGTTPPGMTPPGMTPPGAPFGAVAPLAPVPPEAGLRAVLTKYAEAPVGDRWTEQNPELVRATLSKGANILAKQGSMVAYQGDIDFAHKGSGLLGKLTGQLTGQGMSLMRCSGDGEVFLADEASRLFVIRLQGEQLYTSARGVLAFDEALDTEVRRIEGAGLPGGGLFSMLFSGTGAIVVKTRGIPVVLPVGPATYVDGNAVIAWSAGAQAVTTTSLRLRRSGYARQSAEAVNLQFRGAPGNFVVVQPFEV, translated from the coding sequence ATGCCCAGGGAATTCCAACGCGGCCACAAGGCCAAGGTCGGCGATCTCACGGCCGGGACGGATCTGTACGTCGGCGTGCGGATCTCCGGGCCGGGACTGGCCTTCGACATCAGCTGCTTCGGCCTGGACGCCGACGAACGGCTCTCGGACGACCGGTACTTCGTCTTCTTCAACCAGCCGAAGTCGCCCGAGGAGTCCATCCAGCTCCTCGGTGAGCAGGCCGGGGACACGGAGTCGTTCCGGGTGACCCTGGACCGCATCCCGCCGCAGATCCAGAAGCTGTCGTTCACCGCGACGATCGACGGCGACGGCCAGATGTCGCGGATCGCCCCCGGCTACCTGCGGATCGTCGCCGGCGGCGAGGAGGTCGCCCGCTACTCCTTCGACGGCTCGGAGTTCACCACCGAGCGCGCGGTCATGCTCGGCGACTTCTACCTCAAGGACGTCTGGCGGTTCGCCGCGGTCGGCCAGGGCTTCGACGGCGGCTTGGAGGCCCTGCTGAAGAACTTCGGCGGCGAGGTCGCGGAGGAGGAACCCCCGCCCGCGCCCGCGCCCGCCGAGGCCCCCGGCTTCGCCCCGCCCGCCTTCGCGCCCCCGACGGCACCGGCGTCCCCGGCAGCCTCCCCGGCCCCGGCCCCCGCCGCCGTCCCGCCCCAGGCGCCCGCGCCCGCCCCCGCGCCCTCCTTCGGCGCCCCCGCCCCCACCACACCCCCTCCCGCCCCCGCCCCGGCCTTCGCGCCCCACGCCGCCCCGACCATCGCCGCCGGCCTCCACACCCCGCCCGCCGGCACGGTCCCGCCCCCACCGGCCCCCGCACCACAGACCGGCCCGTACACGCCCCCGGGCACGACACCCCCGGGAGCCCCCTTCGGCACCCCGGGCACGACTCCGCCCGGCGCACCTTTCGGCCCGCCCGGCACGATGCCCCCCGGCACGACACCTCCCGGCGCACCTTTCGGCACCCCGGGCACGCCCCCGCCCGGCGCCCCCTTCGGCCCGCCCGGCACCACCCCGCCCGGCATGACACCCCCCGGCATGACCCCGCCCGGCGCCCCCTTCGGCGCCGTCGCCCCCCTCGCGCCCGTACCCCCCGAAGCCGGCCTCCGCGCCGTGCTCACGAAGTACGCCGAGGCCCCTGTCGGTGACCGCTGGACGGAGCAGAACCCGGAGCTGGTGCGGGCGACGCTCAGCAAGGGCGCGAACATCCTCGCCAAGCAGGGCAGCATGGTCGCCTACCAGGGCGACATCGACTTCGCCCACAAGGGCTCAGGGCTCCTCGGCAAGCTGACGGGACAGCTCACCGGCCAGGGCATGTCCCTGATGCGCTGCTCCGGCGACGGCGAGGTCTTCCTCGCGGACGAGGCCAGCCGCCTGTTCGTGATCCGCCTCCAGGGCGAACAGCTCTACACCTCCGCGCGCGGGGTGCTCGCCTTCGACGAGGCCCTGGACACCGAGGTCCGCCGCATCGAGGGCGCGGGACTGCCCGGCGGCGGCCTGTTCAGCATGCTGTTCTCCGGCACCGGCGCGATCGTCGTCAAGACGCGCGGCATCCCCGTCGTCCTGCCCGTCGGCCCCGCCACCTACGTCGACGGCAACGCCGTCATCGCCTGGTCCGCGGGCGCGCAGGCGGTCACCACGACCTCGCTGCGCCTGCGCCGCTCCGGGTACGCCCGGCAGAGCGCGGAGGCCGTCAACCTCCAGTTCCGGGGCGCCCCCGGCAACTTCGTCGTCGTCCAGCCCTTCGAGGTGTGA
- a CDS encoding M48 metallopeptidase family protein, with protein MSADPLHAGTSPRSTTNQPPSGLGASAIEVRRSARRRRTVSAYREGDRTVVLIPARMSEAEEKRWVSVMLAKLAAQESKRVPGDAELADRAQRLSAQYFDGRARPSSVRWVTNQNTRWGSCTPAEGSIRLSHRLKGMPEYVIDYVLLHELAHLLVPGHGPDFWRLLDAYPRTERARGYLEGVVSADRLPHLPGAREE; from the coding sequence GTGTCCGCCGACCCACTGCACGCCGGAACATCACCGCGCAGCACGACGAACCAGCCGCCGAGCGGCCTGGGGGCGAGCGCGATCGAGGTCCGCAGGAGCGCCCGGCGCCGCCGGACCGTCTCCGCGTACCGCGAGGGCGACCGCACCGTCGTGCTCATCCCTGCCCGGATGTCCGAGGCCGAGGAGAAGCGCTGGGTGAGCGTCATGCTCGCCAAGCTGGCCGCCCAGGAGAGCAAACGGGTCCCCGGCGACGCCGAGCTGGCCGACCGCGCGCAGCGGCTGTCCGCGCAGTACTTCGACGGCCGCGCCCGGCCCAGTTCGGTGCGGTGGGTGACCAACCAGAACACGCGCTGGGGCTCCTGCACGCCCGCCGAGGGCAGCATCCGGCTTTCGCACCGGCTGAAGGGCATGCCGGAGTACGTCATCGACTACGTCCTCCTGCACGAGCTGGCGCACCTCCTGGTCCCCGGGCACGGCCCCGACTTCTGGCGCCTGCTGGACGCCTACCCGCGCACGGAACGCGCGCGCGGGTACCTGGAGGGCGTCGTCTCCGCCGACCGGCTCCCGCACCTGCCGGGCGCGCGCGAGGAGTGA
- a CDS encoding TOMM precursor leader peptide-binding protein has translation MHPRVKPALRRGWRDLRTVQFGMTPAHALTLGPLDSATEGFLELLDGTRGLPLLREEARRRDLSEGHVDGLVRGLAGAGLLDDARGGGPDADALRHRGEVLERLAPDLAALSLLTPEPGEAMRLLAARRRARVRVRGAGRVGAVLAALLSGAGVGTVEVSDEGRVEPGDVSPGGLPAAAVGEPRREAARRAVRAASPDRPPSRESGPDPGFTLVILAPRDDVGVYAPDPAVAEPLIASGTPHLYAGVVEATGIVGPLVLPGETACAGCLQHARSDADPAWPRLLAQWRSGHRRRVPPCDLALAATVAGLAAAHALAFLDGHTPPARGTRWEVSAPALQWQARPLTPHPACACGAASVPDALAEPSPTVEEHPEDNARPHETMAGQRHSNESRSPANAARPVGTWRAHV, from the coding sequence GTGCATCCGAGGGTGAAACCGGCGCTGCGGCGCGGCTGGCGGGACCTGCGCACGGTGCAGTTCGGCATGACACCGGCGCACGCACTGACGCTGGGCCCGCTGGACAGCGCGACGGAGGGCTTCCTGGAGCTGCTGGACGGCACGCGCGGCCTGCCGCTCCTGCGCGAGGAGGCCCGCCGCCGCGACCTGTCGGAGGGTCACGTGGACGGGCTGGTGCGCGGCCTGGCCGGCGCGGGCCTGCTGGACGACGCGCGCGGGGGCGGCCCGGACGCGGACGCGCTGCGGCACCGGGGCGAGGTGCTGGAGCGGCTGGCGCCCGACCTCGCGGCGCTGTCGCTGCTCACCCCGGAGCCCGGCGAGGCGATGCGGCTGCTGGCCGCCCGGCGCCGGGCGCGGGTACGCGTGCGGGGCGCGGGCCGGGTCGGCGCGGTGCTCGCGGCGCTGCTGTCGGGGGCGGGCGTGGGCACGGTCGAGGTGTCCGACGAGGGCCGGGTCGAGCCGGGTGACGTGTCGCCGGGCGGCCTGCCCGCCGCCGCGGTCGGCGAGCCCCGCCGCGAGGCGGCCCGGCGCGCGGTGCGTGCGGCGTCCCCGGACCGTCCGCCGTCCCGCGAGTCGGGCCCCGACCCGGGGTTCACCCTGGTGATCCTGGCGCCGCGTGACGACGTCGGCGTGTACGCCCCCGATCCGGCCGTCGCCGAGCCCCTGATCGCCTCGGGCACCCCGCACCTGTACGCCGGTGTGGTGGAGGCCACCGGGATCGTCGGCCCGCTGGTCCTCCCCGGCGAGACGGCCTGTGCGGGCTGTCTCCAGCACGCCCGCTCGGACGCCGACCCGGCCTGGCCGCGCCTGCTCGCGCAGTGGCGTTCGGGGCACCGCCGCCGTGTCCCGCCGTGCGACCTCGCGCTGGCCGCCACGGTCGCGGGCCTGGCCGCCGCCCACGCCCTCGCCTTCCTCGACGGCCACACCCCGCCCGCGCGCGGCACCCGCTGGGAGGTCTCCGCGCCGGCCCTCCAGTGGCAGGCACGCCCGCTCACCCCGCATCCGGCGTGCGCGTGCGGGGCGGCGTCTGTGCCGGACGCACTTGCCGAACCTTCTCCGACTGTTGAAGAACACCCCGAGGACAACGCGAGGCCGCACGAGACAATGGCAGGGCAACGGCATTCGAACGAGTCACGCAGTCCGGCGAACGCGGCGCGGCCGGTGGGTACTTGGAGGGCGCATGTCTGA
- a CDS encoding ABC1 kinase family protein codes for MSDLPRKAVTRTAKLAALPLGIAGRATWGLGKRIVGESAEIVGRELQQRTADQLFKVLGELKGGAMKVGQALSVFESALPEDVAGPYRAALTKLQEAAPPMPTRTVHAVLADRLGEDWQELFLEFAEKPAAAASIGQVHRAVWHDGREVAVKVQYPGAGEALLSDLNQLGRFARLLGPLVPGMDVKPLITELRDRVSEELDYALEAAAQQAHAREFADDPDVLVPAVVHQSEQILVTEWIEGVPLSEVISDGTEEQRDRAGQLLARFLFSGPARTGLLHADPHPGNFRLVADGDGGWRLGVLDFGTVDRLPGGLPRPIGEALRMTLAGEAGAVYEHLRAEGFVKDTIDLDPDAILDYLLPIIEPVRAGEFTFTRSWIRTQAARIADPRSPAHQLGKQLNLPPSYLLIHRVTLSTIGVLCQLNATVRLRDELEEWLPGFTTTPNPAAPR; via the coding sequence ATGTCTGATCTTCCCCGCAAGGCGGTCACCCGGACCGCCAAGCTCGCCGCGCTCCCGCTCGGCATCGCCGGCCGGGCCACCTGGGGCCTGGGCAAGCGGATCGTGGGCGAGTCGGCGGAGATCGTCGGCCGTGAGCTCCAGCAGCGCACCGCCGACCAGCTCTTCAAGGTCCTCGGGGAGCTGAAGGGCGGCGCGATGAAGGTCGGCCAGGCCCTGTCGGTGTTCGAGTCGGCGCTCCCGGAGGACGTCGCGGGCCCCTACCGCGCGGCGCTGACGAAGCTCCAGGAGGCGGCCCCGCCGATGCCGACGCGCACGGTGCACGCGGTGCTCGCGGACCGCCTCGGCGAGGACTGGCAGGAGCTGTTCCTGGAGTTCGCGGAGAAACCGGCGGCGGCCGCGTCGATCGGCCAGGTCCACCGCGCGGTGTGGCACGACGGCCGCGAGGTCGCCGTCAAGGTCCAGTACCCGGGCGCCGGGGAGGCCCTGCTCTCCGACCTGAACCAGCTCGGCCGCTTCGCCCGCCTCCTCGGCCCCCTGGTGCCGGGCATGGACGTCAAGCCGCTGATCACCGAGTTGCGCGACCGGGTCTCCGAGGAACTGGACTACGCCCTGGAGGCGGCGGCGCAGCAGGCGCACGCGCGGGAGTTCGCGGACGATCCGGACGTCCTCGTCCCTGCCGTGGTCCACCAGTCCGAACAGATCCTGGTCACCGAGTGGATCGAGGGCGTCCCGCTGTCCGAGGTGATCTCCGACGGCACCGAGGAGCAGCGCGACCGGGCCGGCCAGCTCCTCGCCCGTTTCCTCTTCTCCGGCCCGGCGCGCACGGGCCTGCTGCACGCCGACCCGCACCCCGGCAACTTCCGGCTCGTCGCGGACGGCGACGGCGGCTGGCGGCTGGGCGTCCTGGACTTCGGCACCGTGGACCGCCTGCCCGGGGGCCTGCCCCGGCCGATCGGCGAGGCGCTGCGCATGACGCTGGCGGGCGAGGCGGGCGCGGTGTACGAGCACCTGCGCGCGGAGGGCTTCGTCAAGGACACGATCGACCTGGACCCGGACGCGATCCTCGACTACCTGCTCCCGATCATCGAGCCGGTGCGGGCCGGGGAGTTCACCTTCACCCGCTCCTGGATCCGCACCCAGGCCGCCCGCATAGCCGACCCCCGCTCCCCCGCCCACCAGCTGGGCAAGCAGCTCAACCTGCCGCCGTCCTACCTCCTGATCCACCGCGTCACCCTGAGCACCATCGGCGTCCTGTGCCAGCTGAACGCCACGGTCCGGCTGCGCGACGAGCTGGAGGAGTGGCTGCCCGGCTTCACCACCACGCCGAATCCAGCCGCCCCTCGATAG
- a CDS encoding WhiB family transcriptional regulator, which produces MQLEAHETSVPPSETIPPPGLTEDPALIPLTALTALDDAIENLGVPVPCRSYDPEVFFAESPADVEYAKSLCRTCPLVEACLAGAKERREPWGVWGGELFVQGVVVARKRPRGRPRKNPVSA; this is translated from the coding sequence GTGCAACTCGAAGCGCACGAAACGTCCGTACCGCCTTCCGAAACGATCCCCCCGCCCGGCCTCACGGAGGACCCCGCCTTGATCCCCCTCACCGCGCTCACCGCGCTCGACGACGCCATCGAGAACCTCGGCGTACCCGTCCCCTGCCGCTCCTACGATCCGGAGGTCTTCTTCGCCGAGTCGCCCGCGGACGTGGAGTACGCCAAGTCCCTGTGCCGCACCTGCCCCCTCGTCGAGGCGTGCCTCGCCGGGGCGAAGGAGCGGCGTGAGCCCTGGGGCGTCTGGGGTGGAGAGCTGTTCGTGCAGGGCGTCGTCGTCGCCCGCAAGCGGCCGCGTGGCCGCCCGCGCAAGAACCCGGTCTCGGCATGA